The Zea mays cultivar B73 unplaced genomic scaffold, Zm-B73-REFERENCE-NAM-5.0 scaffold_399, whole genome shotgun sequence genome contains the following window.
TCAAGATATACAATTGATAACAATATGCTGCAATAGAACTAGATATGGAATCCAGTTCCATATAGAAGGGAATTCTATATATCGGATTAGATAATGAATCTAACTTAGGAATAAAAAAAATCCCATATACATTTGTTTCTTCTATTTTGTTTGCCTATTTTCTCATTTTCTATTGAATCCGATTCTAAAATCATTCTTTAGAAAGCCACACAAAAGATGACTGTCTTATAGGCATTAAAGATATAGATCTAACCTGACTTGGCCCCCCTGAATGCATATATACTTTACCTCTTCCATAATATAGTCTATTCTCTCTCCTACAACTCTAGGTTGTATATTCATACGCCTTTCGAACTATTTAGTTTTCCAACTAAGAGGATTATCCGGAATCATGCATGAATTGGGCTAAGCTAAAAAAAGaaagactatttcaaaaactagtTAATTCAATGATGACCTTCCATGGATTCACCTATATAGGCTGCGGCTAACGTTGCAAAAATAAGAGCTTGAATACCGCTTGTAAATAATCCAAGAAACATGACCGGTATAGGGACTACTAAGGGGACTAAAGAAACAAGAACAACAACGACTAATTCATCCGCCAATATATTTCCGAAAAGTCGAAAACTAAGTGATAATGGTTTTGTGAAATCTTCTAGGATGTTAATAGGTAAAAGGATTGGGGTTGGTTTAATATATTTTTCGAAATAACTCAATCCTTTTTTGCTAAGACCCGCATAAAAATATGCCGCTGATGTTAGTAAAGCTAAAGCAACAGTAGTATTTATATCATTCGTGGGCGCTGCTAATTCCCCATGGGGTAACTCTATAATTTTCCAAGGTAAAAGAGCACCTGACCAATTCGAAACAAAAATAAAAAGGAACATAGTTCCAATAAAGGGAACCCAGGGACCATATTCTTCTCCAATCTGAGTTTTGCTCAAGTCTCGAATAAACTCAAGGACATATTCGAAGAAATTCTGACCATCGGTCGGGATGGTTTGTGGATTCCGAACAGCTATGATAACTGAACCTAGCAAAATAGTAATTACGACCCAAGAAGTGATGAGTACTTGGGCATGAATTTGGAAACCTCCTATTTGCCAATAGAAGTGTTGCCCTACTTCTACACCCGATATATCATATAACCCCTTGAGTGTTTTAATGGAACATGGTGTAATATTCATATTGTCCTCTGATAAAAATTGAACTTCAAAAAAGGAATTCTTTTGATTCAAGCATCTCTTTCTCAACTCAGCAACTTGAAGTATTAATCTTATATTTAATATACCAAGAAATCACATCAGATCATAATATATATCAATACCCTCTAATATATATCAATATTTCCCTTCTTTTATCTATGCAAAACAAAAAAGAATAGTAATTAATCCTATAAATCTACGCAGTTGCTCAAGAATTCACTATTCTTCTTAATCAACGATTTCTTATATAGAGAGAACGGCCCTCAGAAATTGCAAATACTAATTTGTTAAGAATTAATCGAATTGAAGTCATAGTGTCATCGTTGGCAGGAATCGATATATTCGCAAGATCTGGGTCACAATTTGTATCGACTAAAGAAATAGTAGGAATCCCCAAAATGGCACATTCCTGAAGAGCTATATACTCTTTTTGCTGATCAAGGACGATCACAATGTCAGGCAACCTCGTCATATATTTGATCCCGCCGAGATATCTTTGCAAGGTAGATAATTTTCTCTTTAAGATTGCCGCATCTCTTTTTGGGAGATGGTGGAATTTTCCCATTTTTTCTTCTGCTCTTAAGTCTCTAAATTGAGAAAGTCTAGTTTTGGTAATCGACCAATTCGTTAACATACCGCTGAACCACTTTTTATTAACATAATGACAACGAGACCTTATTGCAGCTGATGCTACTAAATCCGCTGCTCTTTTTTTGGTACCAACAATTAAGAAGCTTTTTCCCTGACTTGCTGCATCAAAAACTAAATCACAAGCTTCTGATAAAAAACGAGCTGTTCTAGCAAGATTTGTAATATGAGTACCTTTACGCTTTGCCGAGATGTAAGGGGCCATTTTGGGATTCCATTTCTTAATACCATGACCAAAATGAACTCCCGCTTCTATCATCTCTTTCAAATTGATGTTCCAATATCTTCTTGTCATTTTTTCCAcacttcctttttttttcttttttcgtgTTACCATTACGGAATTCATTTCTTTTTGAAGATTAAGAAAGAGCCGAAATAGCTTGAAATAAATAATAATTGTTCCAATGGAACCTTCTTGACCATTGATACACGGTATAAACATAGCCTTAATGAATTAACTGACTTCTTTTACTTattaaaatacaatttaaatttaAGTACAAAATCGAAAATCAGACCTGTTAGCATTCTAAGGTCAAAAGTATAGTTTAAATTAAAGTAAAAAAAATTGCTTTATGTATACTTAAATCGTATAAATAGGGGTAAACGGGGTCTCTGATGTTTCATAGAAATTGTTTGTTACGTCAGAATCAGAAGAAACTAATTCTGTATGGAGAAACAAAATATCTCTCATTTCCGACGCGAATAGATTTTTTTTTTGAATTTCTAAATAAAGGTTCTTGTCTTGTGGGGAACGATGCACAAATTTTTGGAATCCGGTACCAACAGGTATAATCCCCCCCAGAACTACGTTTTCTTTCAGACCTTTCAACCAATCAATACGACCTCGTAGGGCAGCTTTTGCTAAAACTCGAGCAGTTTCTTGAAAACTTGCTTCAGATATGAAACTTTGGGTATTCAGGGAAGCCCTTGTTATTCCCAATAAGATTGCCCGATAATAGATCGATTCATCTAAAGCCCGCCCTGCTCGTTCCGCTCGCAATAGTCCTATTAATTCCCCAGGTAAAAAAACATTAGACATTCCATCTTCGGAAACCCTTACTTTTGATGTTACTTGGCGTATAATAATCTCTATATGTCTATTATGGATCTGTACCCCTTGGGATCGATAAACCTTTTGGATCTTATTAACCAAAGAGATACGACTTTGGGCTATGGTTAGCTCAGCTCCAATCAAGAATCCCCAGGGAACCCCAAGAATTCTTGGTATACGTTCATTCCAATCCTCAATTCTCCTTTCGAGATTCGGCGATAGTGAATCAATTGAACGCGCTTCGAAGATTTGTTCTACTTTTGGAAGACCTTGCGTTATATCACTGGATCTCGATTTTTCATATATAAACGTAACTAACCTATCTCCTTTGTAAAGGATTTTTccataatgaccatgaacagttGCTCCTATAGTGGCCAAATAAGGCTTAGCTGCTCTTAGAACAAAGGAGTCCATATTAACAATGAAAATTTGACCAGATTTTTTTATGTGTAATTTAAATAGACATAAATTTTCACAAATAAATTGTCCAAGGTGAATTATTGCCAATGTCTCTTCCCATGAGTCATGATGGAGAAAGTGCCAATTCAAATGGAATGGCTCCAACATGATGTTACTGTCAAAATTCGAAATCCTTTTATTTTCGTCTATTAAAGAGTATTTAAGTCCTTGAAGTACTTGTAAGGTTTGTTTCAAATTGTCAAGGAACAAGTATTTTTTTAACAAGATCTGATTATGCGTTAATAAATAGTAAGATGAAGAAAAATTCGATATACTAGGTACAATAACGCCTAAGAGCCCAAAAATATCTCGAATAGGAATTCTAGGATTCGATTCTTTTACCGCATTGGGATATTTAGAATTCTTGAATAAACCAATTCGAGAACAGTTGGATGCCAACAAAATCATCAAAGATGGATATTCTTTATTTCGATTCAACAAGGTGCCAATAACTTCTTGATGTTGGCTAAGTGATTGAATCTTCGCCTTGGAATAAAAGGAATTGGTATTGTTGCGATCTAACCTATTATTGGGAATCAATCCTACACTTGTCCTATCATACCTTCTTCGTGTATACAAAATAGTAGACTTGACTAACTCAATTCTTAGGAAATCgcgaattagatcatttgtttttACCTCAACAAGAGAAGCACGAGCTCcctctttttcttcttgttcCCAATTCACTACTAAGCAAGTTCGAACGAATTGACTATTCGTGTGATAAATTCTTTGAGTTAACTTGCTATTTTCATGAGAAATAAAATTGACAAGTCGAAGTTGGAGATTATCCTCTTCTTGCAGGAGATCCTGCGGGAAAAGTGTTGCTAAATTTATCCCTTCGTCCATTTCATATGCGACTGCAGGTCGAACCGAAACAAAATACTTTTCCTTGCTTTTGAGAAATTTTTTCCGTTGAACATAAACCCAATTTTTCCTTTTTTTTGATTCCTTAGAATCTTTTTTTTCTCTTTCTGGTGGTATCAAACTGCCACCTAATATCTTATCCGCCTCTTCAGGAAAATGAATATCTCCGGAAAAGATTTTGAGTTCTGTATGGCTTTTTTTTCTCTTCACTCGGACCAATCCACCTAGTCGACTTCTTGTATTTTTTGTGAGTTGTGTATCGACTCCAATAATACTATTGTCAAGTACCTTTAGGGATGAGGATCTCGGCAAGATATGCAGTTCTTGAAGAATGAAAAAAAACCGATCTACTTCTTTTTGGTATTTTAGACTAAATTCTTTTGTTCCTCGATGCTCAATAAAA
Protein-coding sequences here:
- the LOC118475065 gene encoding ATP synthase subunit a, chloroplastic, with protein sequence MNITPCSIKTLKGLYDISGVEVGQHFYWQIGGFQIHAQVLITSWVVITILLGSVIIAVRNPQTIPTDGQNFFEYVLEFIRDLSKTQIGEEYGPWVPFIGTMFLFIFVSNWSGALLPWKIIELPHGELAAPTNDINTTVALALLTSAAYFYAGLSKKGLSYFEKYIKPTPILLPINILEDFTKPLSLSFRLFGNILADELVVVVLVSLVPLVVPIPVMFLGLFTSGIQALIFATLAAAYIGESMEGHH